The stretch of DNA TTGAACACCTTCTCGAACAAATCGCTGCGACCCCGCGCCGCCCAGATTTCCAGCTCGGCATCACCGGAGACCTGCACCGTTATGACGACGGACTTCCCGAGTTTCACATCGACGTTCCGCACCACGGAAAACTGGCTTCGATCCAATCCGTCGGCAATACGGAGCAGGGCGGACAGCACATTGATGATGCGTTGGTGCCCTTGCGGCAACGCGGTGAACTCACTGTGCTTCCGGGTGGGAACCGAACGGCGGTGATACCGCGCGACATTCGCGACCAGATCGATTTCCTCCGCGGTGAATCCGGAGAGATCGCTGTTCTTGATCAGGTAGTAGGCATGTTTGTGATGTTGCCGTGAATTGATCAAATATCCGATATCGTGCAGGATGGCCGCGAACTCCAGCCACTCACGCTCCCGCTGCCCGAATCCGTGCAAAGACGTGGTTTGATCGAACAGCCGTAACGCGAGTCCGGCGACATGGAGCGCATGCGTCTCGGAAACATGACACCGACGAGCCAGGGCCAGGATGTTGCGTTTTCGGACATCGGGAATGTCCCGCTCCGCCTGAATGCCCTCGTGGTGTCGCTGGATAAAATCGTAAATGATCCCTTCTCGAATCGCCTTGTCGCAGATCGTCAGCTCCTGTTTCCGTAACACATCGAGCAGAATTCTGAACACCATCGTCGCAGGAAGCAGGGTATCCACGCGCTTGGGATCCAGCCCCGGCATGGCCAACCGGGTTTTGAGCGTGGCATCAGCCAGACGTTTTTCAACGGCGGCAATTTCCTTCGCGGAAATCTTTGTGAGATTGAGCTGCTGGAGCGGGCGGCCGGTGCGCTGCAGGTAAATGACTTCGGCGAGATTGCCCGCCATCCCGGAGGTGGCGATGATCTGCTCCACGCGTTTCGCCTTATAGGAACGAAGCGCCTGCTTGAGTTGTCCGGTCACGGCGTCTTCCAATTCGTGCAGCATCGCTTTGGAGGGCGGCGTCTTGGTCAAATACAGGTCTTTCAGGCGAATGGCTCCCAACTTGAGGCTGCGAGCGTGATAGATTGTCTCCCGGTTTCCGACGATCACCTCGACCGACCCGCCTCCGATATCGATCACGAGGGTCGGTGGCTCAGGCAGAGCCACGCTGTTTTGCACGCCGAGAAAAATCAAGCGGGCTTCTTCCGCGCCCGTGATGACCCGGACCGTCAAGCCGGTCTGCTGCGCGACATGATC from Nitrospira sp. encodes:
- a CDS encoding Ppx/GppA phosphatase family protein, with the protein product MPKLAVLDIGTNSIHMVLAEVQPDYTYKILDRFKDMTRLGDGVFTSRRLSDQAMMRGLEVIRNLVTLARNKGYERIEGVATSAVREARNGGEFLDHVAQQTGLTVRVITGAEEARLIFLGVQNSVALPEPPTLVIDIGGGSVEVIVGNRETIYHARSLKLGAIRLKDLYLTKTPPSKAMLHELEDAVTGQLKQALRSYKAKRVEQIIATSGMAGNLAEVIYLQRTGRPLQQLNLTKISAKEIAAVEKRLADATLKTRLAMPGLDPKRVDTLLPATMVFRILLDVLRKQELTICDKAIREGIIYDFIQRHHEGIQAERDIPDVRKRNILALARRCHVSETHALHVAGLALRLFDQTTSLHGFGQREREWLEFAAILHDIGYLINSRQHHKHAYYLIKNSDLSGFTAEEIDLVANVARYHRRSVPTRKHSEFTALPQGHQRIINVLSALLRIADGLDRSQFSVVRNVDVKLGKSVVITVQVSGDAELEIWAARGRSDLFEKVF